A genomic window from Deinococcus aestuarii includes:
- a CDS encoding Ig-like domain-containing protein has product MRRHAGLVLLSLTLAACSQQANTPTATSDLQWEAEAGTIQAFTTPQTVADPRNGGRIINDPAASGGKAVILLGTNDNVRFVVPGSVKAGRYTVSVRGKGEAYKGWPTVDLNDERQRRLAVATLDSATYVTRKFGEFDLKPGQVFNLSFINDLYEGRGKDRNAVVDYLVIEPVGTTPTPPANQAPTVTLSVENGVLPAFESDTSGIESFADDNNIILNAGASDPDGKIVKVEFYADGTKIGEDMTAPYSLVLAREGDVDTTFATNFTARAIDHQGAATTSDPRLTVSYSGNSTISVSRAINFGGPDVQIQSYEPLFLGPNFSAGEGAGITTNGTSTVLPTSAPLSPTPEPDREALVRSALSRQGGLEVNVPLPNASYEIYLWVRAEDATAYDIRMEGQTVGRFDPGAAGQWKRLGPINLSVGDGVLNVASTGTATANFSAIEVYRRPQAGDTIPTVTLTLPASSSFVTPVPAGQPLTLAAESSDPDGIARVEFFAFPYGGGTPVQKIGEATSAPYTVVWRNTPTSGLYNILVVATDNAGVSSRQGNPTRGGVTVAFSSP; this is encoded by the coding sequence ATGAGGCGTCACGCCGGGTTGGTGCTGCTGAGCCTGACGCTGGCGGCGTGCAGTCAGCAGGCCAACACGCCGACGGCCACCAGCGACTTGCAGTGGGAAGCGGAGGCGGGCACCATCCAGGCTTTCACGACGCCGCAGACGGTCGCCGACCCCCGCAACGGGGGCCGCATCATCAACGACCCCGCCGCCTCCGGGGGCAAGGCCGTCATCCTGCTCGGCACCAACGACAACGTGCGCTTCGTCGTTCCCGGCAGCGTCAAGGCCGGCCGCTACACCGTCTCGGTCCGGGGCAAGGGCGAGGCGTACAAAGGCTGGCCTACCGTCGACCTCAACGACGAGCGGCAACGCCGGCTGGCAGTCGCCACGCTGGATTCGGCGACGTATGTGACGCGGAAGTTCGGGGAGTTCGATCTGAAGCCGGGGCAGGTGTTCAACCTGTCGTTCATCAACGACCTGTACGAGGGCCGGGGCAAGGACCGCAACGCCGTCGTGGACTACCTCGTCATCGAGCCCGTCGGGACGACGCCCACCCCGCCCGCCAACCAGGCGCCGACCGTTACGCTGAGCGTCGAGAACGGAGTTCTACCTGCGTTTGAGTCCGATACCTCCGGCATCGAGAGTTTCGCGGACGATAACAACATCATCTTGAACGCTGGCGCTTCCGACCCAGACGGCAAGATAGTGAAGGTTGAATTTTACGCCGACGGCACCAAAATCGGCGAGGACATGACCGCGCCCTACAGCCTCGTGCTTGCACGCGAAGGCGATGTGGATACCACCTTCGCCACAAACTTCACGGCCCGGGCCATTGACCACCAAGGGGCGGCGACCACTTCCGATCCGCGTTTGACGGTCTCCTACTCCGGCAACTCCACCATCTCGGTGTCCCGCGCGATCAATTTCGGCGGGCCGGACGTGCAGATTCAGAGTTACGAGCCGCTGTTCCTCGGCCCAAATTTCTCGGCGGGCGAGGGGGCGGGGATCACGACGAACGGCACCTCCACCGTCTTGCCCACCAGCGCGCCGCTCTCGCCCACTCCCGAGCCCGACCGCGAGGCCCTGGTCCGCAGCGCCCTGTCACGTCAGGGGGGGCTGGAGGTCAACGTGCCGCTGCCCAACGCCTCTTACGAGATCTACCTGTGGGTCCGCGCGGAGGACGCGACCGCCTACGACATCCGGATGGAAGGGCAGACCGTCGGGCGGTTCGATCCCGGCGCGGCGGGCCAGTGGAAGCGGCTCGGGCCCATCAATCTCAGCGTGGGTGACGGCGTGCTGAACGTGGCGAGCACGGGGACGGCCACAGCTAATTTCTCGGCCATCGAGGTGTACCGCAGGCCACAGGCGGGGGACACGATCCCCACGGTGACCCTGACCCTCCCAGCCTCCTCCTCTTTCGTGACCCCGGTCCCCGCAGGTCAGCCGCTGACCCTGGCGGCGGAATCTTCGGACCCGGACGGCATCGCGCGGGTCGAATTCTTCGCCTTTCCCTACGGCGGCGGTACCCCGGTTCAAAAGATCGGCGAGGCCACGAGCGCGCCCTATACCGTCGTCTGGCGGAACACCCCGACCAGCGGCCTCTACAACATCCTGGTCGTCGCTACCGACAACGCTGGTGTTTCCTCCAGGCAAGGGAACCCCACGCGGGGAGGCGTGACCGTCGCCTTCTCTTCTCCGTAA
- a CDS encoding response regulator: MEGMAYTILVADDDSAIRTMLEVILSADGHTITAVADGRAALEYLQGHTPDALLLDVDMPLMDGFEICSRVKRVKRLRGTPVLLMTALDDDHTRDQAKLVGADDLVYKPLSGKNLRGRLSHLIEARRPRETGTP; this comes from the coding sequence ATGGAGGGTATGGCGTATACCATCCTCGTCGCGGACGACGACTCGGCCATCCGCACCATGCTGGAGGTGATCTTGTCGGCGGACGGGCACACCATCACGGCGGTGGCCGACGGGCGGGCGGCGCTGGAATACCTGCAAGGCCACACGCCGGATGCGCTGCTGCTCGACGTGGATATGCCGCTGATGGACGGCTTCGAGATCTGCTCGCGCGTCAAGCGGGTCAAGCGGCTGCGGGGTACGCCCGTGCTGCTCATGACGGCCCTCGACGACGACCACACCCGCGACCAGGCCAAGCTCGTCGGCGCGGACGACCTCGTGTACAAGCCCCTGAGCGGCAAGAACCTGCGCGGGAGACTCTCGCACCTGATCGAGGCCCGGCGCCCGCGCGAGACGGGCACGCCCTAG
- a CDS encoding transglycosylase domain-containing protein gives MFLRFVKLTTSLLLAGGVAAAGVGATYATKWARELPDYRTLDTFTFGAETRVYARDGTPLGTLVPKIGEQAVSRTLVRLDEISPYMTAALIANEDRRFFEHYGLDPYGIGRQFQRVAQGEDVQGGSTLTNQLIKNTLLFDEYKQARTPDRKVKEWMLSVQVERAFTKEEILQNYLNAIYWGDGGPVELYGIYSAAQAYFRKTPKQLSLAESAYLTILVPTANRYFDYAAVRPLMKVLLNRMVEDGWVTRAQADAAWREKLQPRGWKVAYAADGTLKGAKLVDRSAKELKAVTSTRAQHFVSQVEQELVRRFGRDKVYGSGGLRVYTTLDPKLQDAVETASREATSLSYRGFPPGATLGATILDPYTGEVLGMIGQRIVPGQPLPDWNNAAQGQRQIGSTIKPLLYTTALSTGLDQTHREEDKPVTFPCAIGCKDGVYKPQNFEGATTFRNMTIREALDRSLNLVTVRLADRIGLQTFFGKIRDLGIPPNDGTGLAAALGAVETTPVKMAAAYAPFVNGGLYRAPRYITRVTTARGEVLYDAANDLTRAKRVWTPQVAFLGLDMIRGVVNDLSERQGGLATRAKFGEWPVAGKTGTSNGPKDFWFIGTTPLYTGAVWVGKQQGGEMPTSYYSGYVNAPIWRRMMEIAHAGKTPTAFVEPPGILYAEAPDPGYLPGVKIARVDPRYNTSTTAIERDAPPPTVYREATWQPARDSRTTVISVDRTTGRLATEFTPPDRIERRRVYLEELPAYAPDPNPQPLRDEKPDPEALKVVRAKQTTPSPKAAEPDDTTAP, from the coding sequence GTGTTCCTGAGATTTGTCAAACTCACCACCTCCCTGCTGCTCGCGGGCGGCGTCGCGGCGGCGGGCGTCGGCGCCACCTACGCGACGAAGTGGGCGCGCGAGCTGCCCGACTACCGCACCCTCGACACCTTCACCTTTGGGGCCGAGACGCGCGTCTACGCCCGCGACGGCACGCCGCTGGGTACCCTCGTCCCCAAGATCGGCGAGCAGGCGGTCAGCCGCACCCTCGTCCGCCTCGACGAGATCAGCCCCTACATGACGGCGGCGCTGATCGCCAACGAGGACCGGCGGTTTTTCGAGCACTACGGCCTGGACCCCTACGGCATCGGGCGGCAGTTCCAGCGGGTCGCACAGGGCGAGGACGTGCAGGGCGGCTCCACCCTGACCAACCAGCTCATCAAGAACACCCTGCTCTTCGACGAGTACAAGCAGGCGCGCACCCCCGACCGCAAGGTCAAGGAGTGGATGCTCTCGGTGCAGGTCGAGCGGGCCTTCACGAAGGAGGAAATCCTCCAGAACTACCTCAACGCGATCTACTGGGGCGACGGCGGGCCGGTCGAGCTGTACGGCATCTACTCGGCGGCGCAGGCGTACTTCCGCAAGACGCCCAAGCAGCTCAGCCTCGCCGAGAGCGCCTACCTGACGATCCTGGTGCCGACCGCCAACCGTTACTTCGACTACGCGGCGGTGCGGCCCCTGATGAAGGTCCTGCTCAACCGCATGGTGGAGGACGGCTGGGTCACCCGCGCGCAGGCGGACGCGGCGTGGCGCGAGAAGCTCCAGCCGCGCGGCTGGAAGGTCGCCTACGCCGCCGACGGGACCCTCAAGGGCGCCAAGCTGGTGGACCGCTCGGCCAAGGAACTCAAGGCGGTGACGAGCACCCGCGCCCAGCACTTCGTGAGTCAGGTCGAGCAGGAACTCGTGCGCCGCTTCGGGCGCGACAAGGTGTACGGCTCGGGGGGCCTGCGGGTGTACACGACCCTCGACCCCAAGCTCCAGGATGCGGTGGAGACGGCCAGCCGCGAGGCGACCTCGCTGTCGTACCGGGGCTTTCCGCCGGGCGCGACGCTGGGCGCCACGATCCTCGACCCCTACACGGGCGAGGTGCTCGGGATGATCGGGCAGCGCATCGTGCCGGGGCAGCCTCTCCCGGACTGGAACAACGCCGCGCAGGGCCAGCGGCAGATCGGCTCGACCATCAAGCCGCTGCTGTACACGACGGCGCTCTCGACCGGGCTCGACCAGACCCACCGCGAGGAGGACAAGCCCGTCACCTTCCCCTGCGCCATCGGCTGCAAGGACGGCGTATACAAGCCCCAGAACTTCGAGGGCGCGACGACCTTCCGCAACATGACGATCCGGGAAGCGCTCGACCGCTCGCTCAACCTCGTGACGGTGCGGCTCGCGGACCGGATCGGGCTCCAGACCTTTTTCGGAAAGATCCGTGACCTGGGCATTCCGCCGAACGACGGCACCGGGCTCGCGGCGGCGCTGGGGGCGGTGGAGACCACGCCGGTCAAGATGGCCGCCGCGTACGCGCCCTTCGTGAACGGGGGGCTCTACCGGGCGCCGCGCTACATCACCCGGGTGACGACCGCGCGGGGCGAGGTGCTGTACGACGCGGCGAACGACCTCACGCGCGCCAAGCGGGTCTGGACGCCGCAGGTGGCCTTCCTGGGCCTCGACATGATCCGGGGGGTGGTGAACGACCTCAGCGAGCGCCAGGGCGGCCTCGCCACGCGGGCGAAATTCGGCGAGTGGCCGGTGGCGGGCAAGACGGGCACCTCGAACGGGCCCAAGGACTTCTGGTTCATCGGGACCACGCCGCTCTACACGGGCGCGGTGTGGGTCGGCAAGCAGCAGGGCGGCGAGATGCCCACCTCCTACTACTCGGGGTACGTGAACGCGCCGATCTGGCGCCGGATGATGGAGATCGCCCACGCGGGCAAGACGCCGACCGCCTTCGTGGAGCCGCCCGGCATCCTCTACGCGGAGGCACCCGACCCCGGCTACCTGCCCGGCGTGAAGATCGCCCGCGTCGATCCCCGCTACAACACGTCCACGACCGCCATCGAGCGCGACGCCCCGCCGCCCACCGTGTACCGCGAGGCGACGTGGCAGCCCGCCCGGGACTCGCGCACGACCGTGATCAGCGTGGACCGCACGACGGGCCGCCTCGCCACCGAGTTCACGCCCCCCGACCGGATCGAGCGGCGCCGGGTGTACCTCGAAGAACTCCCCGCCTACGCCCCCGACCCCAACCCCCAGCCCCTGCGCGACGAGAAGCCCGACCCCGAGGCGCTGAAGGTGGTGCGGGCCAAGCAGACGACGCCCAGCCCCAAGGCCGCCGAGCCGGACGACACGACGGCGCCCTGA
- a CDS encoding penicillin-binding protein: MRPMRRAPLLTLLLALGISDAGARVRLGEVLPPHPWTSGEREVVVVYSHDCGDLGELWGAVLAAGLPVRAVNAEDVPAPAPKGVNVWRGPEATAFARALRVGAYPTVLLVREGRVLNAWEGNFGGDLGLGGR; this comes from the coding sequence ATGCGGCCCATGAGACGCGCTCCCCTGCTCACGCTGCTGCTGGCCCTCGGGATTTCGGACGCCGGGGCGCGGGTGCGGCTGGGGGAGGTGCTGCCCCCCCACCCCTGGACCTCCGGTGAGCGCGAGGTCGTCGTCGTGTACTCGCACGACTGCGGCGACCTGGGCGAGTTGTGGGGGGCGGTGCTCGCGGCGGGGCTGCCCGTGCGGGCGGTGAACGCGGAGGACGTGCCCGCCCCGGCGCCAAAGGGGGTGAACGTCTGGCGCGGCCCGGAGGCGACCGCCTTCGCCCGCGCGCTGCGGGTGGGCGCCTACCCCACCGTGCTCCTCGTGCGGGAGGGCCGGGTGTTGAACGCCTGGGAGGGCAACTTTGGGGGCGATCTGGGGCTGGGGGGGCGGTGA
- a CDS encoding cytochrome c biogenesis CcdA family protein yields MFASPGAPSVTVAFLAGLISFLSPCVLPLVPSYLGVLGGARAPLGRALGFILGFGLVFIALGATASSLGALLAPHKILLGRVAAALIIFFGLVMLGVIRLPVLMRDTRALGNAGGYGPVALGAAFAFGWSPCLGPALGSILGLAASSASLGTGVGLLAAYTLGLAVPFLLAALLWDRLNLRRLNRYAGVFEKVGGAVLVLVGVLMLTGQFTRLATFFYEVMPAWLRV; encoded by the coding sequence ATGTTCGCCTCTCCCGGTGCCCCGTCCGTCACGGTGGCCTTTCTCGCGGGGCTGATCTCGTTCCTGAGCCCCTGCGTGCTGCCGCTCGTGCCGAGCTACCTCGGCGTACTGGGCGGGGCGCGGGCGCCGCTGGGGCGGGCGCTGGGCTTCATCCTGGGCTTCGGGCTCGTCTTCATCGCGCTGGGGGCGACGGCGAGCAGCCTGGGGGCCCTCCTCGCGCCGCACAAGATTCTGCTCGGGCGCGTGGCCGCCGCCTTGATCATCTTCTTCGGGCTGGTGATGCTGGGCGTGATTCGCCTGCCCGTGCTGATGCGGGACACGCGGGCGCTCGGCAACGCGGGAGGGTACGGCCCGGTCGCGCTGGGAGCGGCCTTCGCCTTCGGGTGGAGCCCGTGCCTGGGTCCGGCGCTGGGGAGCATCCTGGGCCTGGCCGCGAGCAGCGCCAGCCTGGGGACGGGGGTGGGGCTGCTCGCCGCGTACACGCTGGGGCTCGCCGTGCCCTTTCTCCTCGCCGCGCTGCTGTGGGACCGTCTCAACCTGCGGAGGTTGAACCGTTACGCGGGCGTGTTCGAGAAGGTCGGCGGCGCGGTCCTCGTCCTCGTCGGGGTGCTGATGCTGACGGGGCAGTTCACGCGGCTGGCGACCTTTTTCTACGAGGTGATGCCGGCGTGGCTGAGGGTGTAG
- a CDS encoding ABC transporter ATP-binding protein, whose amino-acid sequence MAEGVEGRVVGEDQPPQPIHALQLRDLWLRLGREVILRGVTLDVPAGESVTLLGENGAGKTTLLRVLASGLRPTRGEGRVLGFDLGDGRAVRECIHLMPVDGGLYPDLTCTENLDFALRMHGQRGNVAGGLRRVGLERAAGRRVRFLSAGMRKRLALARAHLLARPVTLVDEPFANLDEGGRELTLELLGDLASRGVTLVIAAHEPHLARRVAPRAVRLVGGKVEEDRGT is encoded by the coding sequence GTGGCTGAGGGTGTAGAGGGACGGGTTGTAGGAGAGGATCAGCCCCCACAACCCATCCACGCCCTCCAGCTCCGCGACCTCTGGCTGAGGCTGGGCCGCGAGGTCATCCTGCGCGGCGTAACCCTCGACGTGCCGGCCGGAGAGAGCGTCACCCTGCTCGGCGAGAACGGGGCGGGCAAGACGACGCTGCTGCGCGTCCTCGCGTCGGGGCTGCGGCCCACCCGGGGCGAGGGGCGGGTGCTGGGCTTCGACCTGGGGGACGGGCGGGCGGTGCGCGAGTGCATCCACCTGATGCCGGTGGACGGCGGGCTGTACCCCGACCTGACTTGTACGGAAAACCTCGACTTCGCGCTGCGGATGCACGGGCAGAGAGGAAACGTAGCGGGAGGGCTGCGGCGGGTCGGGCTGGAGCGGGCTGCGGGCCGCCGCGTCCGCTTCCTGTCGGCGGGAATGCGCAAACGCCTCGCCCTGGCCCGCGCGCACCTTCTCGCCCGGCCCGTGACCCTGGTGGACGAGCCCTTCGCCAACCTCGACGAGGGGGGGCGGGAGCTGACCCTGGAATTGCTCGGCGACCTCGCTTCGAGAGGCGTGACGCTGGTGATCGCCGCGCACGAGCCGCACCTCGCACGGCGGGTAGCCCCCCGGGCGGTGCGGCTGGTCGGCGGGAAGGTCGAGGAGGACCGTGGAACGTAG
- a CDS encoding heme exporter protein CcmB — translation MERRAWKTEGEAQPTTPHAPPSTVRPALTLAAKDLRVAGRTRDTLLATAFFAGLVLLVLGLALGGDGTARTVEQTAGVAAGAVWTALALAAAVGAQRAFAQEQEAGALEQLLLYPGAHGALYVGKLLGVLGPLFLVAAFTLPAGLILFGAAGAGRAVPWGALALVTALGVIGFAAGTTFYGSITVNLRAREALLPALAFPILVPVVIASVKATSLLLTGGWTPEVTTWLVFLAAFDLGTVILATLLFGFAVEG, via the coding sequence GTGGAACGTAGGGCGTGGAAGACGGAGGGGGAGGCTCAACCCACCACGCCCCACGCTCCCCCCTCCACGGTCCGCCCGGCCCTCACCCTCGCCGCCAAGGACCTGCGGGTCGCCGGGCGGACGCGGGACACGCTGCTCGCCACCGCCTTTTTCGCGGGGCTGGTGCTCCTCGTGCTGGGGCTGGCGCTCGGCGGGGACGGCACGGCGCGGACTGTGGAGCAGACGGCGGGGGTCGCGGCGGGGGCGGTGTGGACGGCGCTCGCGCTCGCGGCGGCGGTGGGGGCGCAGCGGGCCTTCGCGCAGGAGCAGGAGGCGGGGGCGCTGGAGCAGCTCCTCCTCTACCCGGGGGCGCACGGGGCGCTGTACGTCGGCAAACTGCTGGGGGTGCTGGGTCCCCTCTTCCTCGTCGCGGCGTTCACCCTTCCGGCGGGCCTGATCCTCTTCGGGGCGGCGGGCGCGGGGCGGGCGGTGCCGTGGGGGGCGCTCGCCCTGGTGACCGCACTCGGCGTGATCGGCTTCGCGGCGGGGACGACTTTCTACGGCTCAATCACCGTCAACCTGCGGGCCCGCGAGGCGCTGCTTCCTGCCCTCGCCTTCCCCATCCTCGTGCCCGTGGTGATCGCCAGCGTCAAGGCGACTTCCCTCCTGCTCACGGGCGGGTGGACGCCGGAGGTCACGACCTGGCTGGTCTTCCTGGCGGCCTTCGACCTGGGAACGGTCATCCTGGCGACGCTGCTGTTCGGCTTCGCGGTGGAGGGGTGA
- a CDS encoding leucine-rich repeat domain-containing protein has protein sequence MPTDEASVAADGLNHQHTTGPRGHELLALLERDPSARPDHLNLNGCHLQTLPESLRRCTGARVLSVYDNELTAVPEWVWKMTGLTTLNLSANRLAELAPGLGRLTGLQMLDLGHNGLSTLPDVLGGLQEVRFLYLSNNRLTTLPDSLRHLGSLRYLNVTDNALTALPDWLGELATLVEFRAYTNALTSLPASLGALGELRELHVMNNRLTSLPPELGNCARLGKLMAQGNALTTMPEEIGKLGALTELDLRFNHLTELPASLAELEHLRLLDLRANGLTALPEGLAFLPNLEKLDLRWNRLTSLPPAFRRLEERGCLIYT, from the coding sequence ATGCCCACCGATGAGGCCAGCGTGGCCGCCGATGGTTTGAATCACCAACACACGACCGGGCCGCGCGGACACGAGCTGCTCGCCCTGCTCGAACGCGACCCCTCCGCTCGGCCCGACCACCTGAACCTCAACGGCTGCCACCTCCAGACCCTGCCCGAGAGTCTGCGCCGCTGCACGGGCGCGCGGGTCCTGAGCGTGTACGACAACGAATTGACGGCGGTGCCGGAGTGGGTGTGGAAGATGACGGGGCTCACGACCCTCAACCTGTCGGCGAACCGCCTGGCCGAGCTTGCCCCGGGGCTGGGCAGGCTGACCGGATTGCAGATGCTCGACCTCGGCCACAATGGGTTGAGCACGCTGCCGGACGTGCTCGGCGGGTTGCAAGAGGTGAGATTCCTGTACCTCAGCAACAACCGCCTGACCACGTTGCCCGACTCCCTGCGTCACCTGGGCTCGCTGCGCTACCTCAACGTCACCGACAACGCCTTGACTGCCCTTCCTGACTGGCTGGGCGAATTGGCGACCCTGGTAGAGTTTCGCGCGTACACCAACGCGCTCACGTCCCTGCCCGCCTCGCTGGGGGCGTTGGGCGAGCTGCGGGAGCTGCACGTCATGAACAACCGCCTGACCAGCCTGCCGCCCGAGTTAGGGAACTGCGCCCGGCTGGGCAAGCTGATGGCGCAGGGCAACGCCCTCACGACAATGCCCGAGGAGATCGGCAAACTCGGCGCCCTCACCGAGCTGGACCTGCGGTTCAACCACCTGACGGAGTTGCCCGCGTCGCTGGCCGAGCTGGAACACCTGCGCCTCCTCGATCTGCGGGCGAACGGGCTGACGGCGCTGCCGGAGGGGCTGGCCTTCCTCCCGAACCTGGAGAAACTAGACCTGCGCTGGAATCGCCTGACCTCGCTGCCCCCGGCGTTCCGGCGGCTGGAGGAAAGAGGGTGCCTGATCTATACGTGA
- the ccsA gene encoding cytochrome c biogenesis protein CcsA, whose protein sequence is MKQDRVTTGLGAATLLALGAAVALGLSAPLDVNQGSLVRLMFVHVPTAWLSYLAYGGTGLFGLLYLLTRQRRFDRLALSSAEIGVLFTAATIVGGMLWAKPTWGVYWVWDARLTTTALSLVVYGGYLLIRTLIDDPDRRARVAAVVGLVGTLYVPINYMAVEWWRGVHQTQTLKLLGKIRFDAAPVYGWVLLAATVAFSLLYFYLLRVRATLAAREEEREERELMGDLSPLEVARG, encoded by the coding sequence ATGAAACAAGATCGAGTCACGACGGGGCTGGGCGCCGCGACCCTCCTCGCCCTGGGGGCGGCGGTGGCGCTGGGCCTGAGCGCGCCCCTGGACGTCAACCAGGGCTCGCTCGTCCGCCTGATGTTCGTGCACGTGCCGACCGCGTGGCTGAGCTACCTCGCCTACGGCGGCACCGGCCTCTTCGGGCTGCTGTACCTGCTCACCCGCCAGCGCCGCTTCGACCGCCTGGCGCTGAGCAGCGCGGAGATCGGCGTGCTGTTCACGGCGGCGACCATCGTGGGCGGGATGCTGTGGGCCAAGCCGACCTGGGGCGTGTACTGGGTGTGGGACGCGAGACTCACGACCACCGCCCTGAGCCTCGTCGTGTACGGCGGCTACCTCCTGATCCGCACGCTGATCGACGACCCGGACCGCCGGGCGCGGGTGGCGGCGGTCGTGGGGCTGGTGGGCACCCTGTACGTGCCGATCAACTACATGGCGGTGGAGTGGTGGCGGGGCGTGCACCAGACGCAGACCCTCAAGCTGCTGGGCAAGATTCGCTTCGACGCCGCGCCCGTGTACGGGTGGGTGCTGCTGGCGGCGACGGTCGCCTTCTCCCTCCTGTACTTCTACCTGCTGCGCGTGCGGGCGACCCTCGCCGCCCGTGAGGAAGAGCGTGAGGAGCGCGAGCTGATGGGGGACCTGAGCCCGCTGGAGGTCGCCCGTGGATAA
- a CDS encoding heme exporter protein CcmD yields the protein MDKYAAYVIVVYVVTLLLLGAYLVWMWARLRMNREEEPR from the coding sequence GTGGATAAGTACGCCGCCTACGTGATCGTGGTGTACGTGGTGACCCTGCTGCTGCTGGGGGCCTACCTCGTGTGGATGTGGGCGCGGCTGCGGATGAACCGTGAGGAGGAGCCAAGGTGA